The following proteins come from a genomic window of Panicum hallii strain FIL2 chromosome 8, PHallii_v3.1, whole genome shotgun sequence:
- the LOC112902403 gene encoding calcium-dependent protein kinase 24 codes for MQQDPSENANAKAKLPQPVTAPAPSSGRPASVLPYKTANVRDHYRIGKKLGQGQFGTTYQCVGKADGAEYACKSIPKRKLLCREDYEDVYREIQIMHHLSEHPNVVRIRGAYEDALFVHIVMELCAGGELFDRIVAKGHYSEREAAKLIKTIVGVVEGCHSLGVMHRDLKPENFLFASTSEEAPLKATDFGLSMFYKPGDKFSDVVGSPYYVAPEVLQKCYGPEADVWSAGVILYILLCGVPPFWAETEAGIFRQILRGKLDFESEPWPSISDSAKDLVRNMLTRDPKKRFSAHEVLCHPWIVDDAVAPDRPIDSAVLSRLKHFSAMNKLKKMALRVIAESLSEEEIGGLKELFKMIDTDNSGTITFDELKDGLKRVGSELTENEIQALMEAADIDNSGTIDYGEFIAATLHMNKLEREENLVSAFSFFDKDGSGFITIDELSQACREFGLDDVHLEDMIKDIDQNNDGQIDYSEFTAMMRKGNAGAAGRRTMRNSLHLNLGELLNPSKT; via the exons ATGCAGCAGGACCCGAGCGAGAACGCCAATGCCAAGGCGAAGCTGCCGCAGCCGgtgacggcgccggcgccgtcgtccGGGCGGCCGGCGTCCGTGCTGCCGTACAAGACGGCGAACGTGCGGGACCACTACCGCATCGGCAAGAAGCTGGGGCAGGGGCAGTTCGGCACCACCTACCAGTGCGTGGGCAAGGCCGACGGTGCCGAGTACGCGTGCAAGTCCATCCCCAAACGCAAGCTCCTGTGCCGGGAGGACTACGAGGACGTCTACCGCGAGATCCAGATCATGCACCACCTCTCCGAGCACCCCAACGTCGTCCGCATCCGCGGTGCCTATGAGGACGCGCTCTTCGTGCACATCGTCATGGAGCTCTGTGCCGGTGGCGAGCTCTTCGACCGCATCGTCGCCAAGGGCCACTACAGCGAGCGCGAGGCAGCAAAGCTCATCAAGACGATAGTTGGGGTGGTGGAGGGGTGCCACTCGCTTGGTGTCATGCACCGGGACCTCAAGCCGGAGAACTTTCTATTTGCCAGCACCTCTGAGGAAGCCCCGCTCAAGGCCACTGACTTTGGGCTCTCCATGTTCTACAAGCCCG GTGATAAATTCAGTGATGTTGTTGGGAGCCCCTACTATGTTGCACCAGAGGTACTACAGAAATGCTATGGTCCAGAAGCTGATGTTTGGAGCGCAGGGGTGATTCTGTACATTTTGCTTTGTGGTGTCCCCCCATTTTGGGCAG AAACTGAGGCGGGAATCTTCAGGCAGATTCTGCGAGGCAAACTTGATTTTGAATCTGAACCCTGGCCAAGTATCTCTGATAGTGCTAAGGATCTGGTCCGTAATATGCTTACTCGGGATCCTAAAAAGAGATTTAGTGCTCATGAGGTTCTTT GTCACCCATGGATCGTTGATGATGCTGTGGCACCTGATAGACCTATTGATTCTGCTGTTTTGTCAAGGTTGAAGCATTTTTCGGCAATGAACAAGCTCAAGAAGATGGCATTGAGG GTTATTGCTGAAAGCCTGTCTGAGGAAGAGATTGGGGGCCTCAAGGAGCTGTTCAAAATGATTGATACAGACAATAGTGGTACTATAACATTTGATGAGCTGAAAGATGGCTTGAAAAGGGTAGGCTCAGAATTAACAGAGAACGAAATCCAGGCTCTAATGGAAGCA GCTGATATTGACAACAGCGGTACAATTGACTATGGTGAATTCATTGCAGCTACGTTGCACATGAATAAGCTGGAGAGGGAGGAAAACTTGGTTTCAGCATTCTCATTTTTTGACAAAGATGGAAGTGGCTTTATAACCATTGATGAGCTGTCACAAGCATGCCGTGAATTTGGTCTTGATGATGTTCACCTTGAGGATATGATTAAAGATATTGACCAGAACAAT GATGGGCAAATTGACTACAGCGAGTTCACGGCAATGATGAGGAAGGGGAATGCTGGTGCAGCAGGAAGGAGAACCATGAGGAACAGCTTGCACTTGAATCTTGGCGAGCTCTTGAACCCCAGCAAAACCTAG
- the LOC112902402 gene encoding uncharacterized protein LOC112902402 isoform X2, with translation MQCTGLGCRGSGSRLTRRWIWPPVTRCGSGPPRGSTGCSGCRCARRLRWRMRRTCQRCLRTKRSPMLISSQLVAPEQRESADMKAHRETSQQIMLEEIAFPAKVIPSAPPLPDFAHSFSVEDSSLSQFHENIEGVPEDKLVDKNPISQSFGSLIIQQMPAALPKAGRPAQSDQVSKRSKLKSVKPLRIDTGRSSDTSNALSYSVQKGEQNEILVCSQSCGTECAACIALFGISEYERAEEMEEMIAEVKGHMNPPASITMEGNKKKPNTENYVPQHSVDAKLLKRHGLFDSALPLHFIDDAFAEKEIPQWNAATVSTESETVPENLVTPEMKHDGLVHLNLEGSLSNKENTLANKISEDSENYQLDSTNCGNIFDNFDSEEIEGNEEISPLDKENITPNVSGNIVMERSHIGLKPTISQELMDSISPLNLDHDIPENENSILKAGNQMKSNEPVSGNLSLLTPVDKKLQKCQTECMPISHLEFKDDIFPDRENSVLAPGKYEAISPVKQEDLFSDKENVTPASKVKPVVRRVLGSRMDNSVSAKNTSNKEKTKSEKFHTVDYDVFYSDKENLTPVSSGGMKARKCLPKNLVVDADQDQEAFCSDKENLAPLSSAARKTRDVSENRVRLESAITKKRVADRIPFQTLLSNSPLRPASSLDCNCAVARPADIAAGDLAIKLEDKLNKIAHNNQESGRAGQGMKAWTMVANTDSLLDDESVKSIMLLKGIKGTHLFIPRIVIRELDSMKQREGLFRRSTKATSTLQWIEECMATESWWIHVQSSSEMLPVAPTPPATPSAQRVDEEIKVGSGSFNPMALFSPRGLFSPRGFELADIVSPKPEDRVLDCALLLTKLRGDHNIVVLSNSVALKIKAMAEGMVCEGAREFRESLMNPCSGRFMWAASAPRGPAWSRLDAAALAEDYYNSRHHHQARKRRPAAAEAAKGLKLILRHNSLYAQATDAAARMTPPPPRPVSLA, from the exons ATGCAGTGCACGGGACTTGGGTGTCGGGGCAGCGGGTCCCGCCTCACACGCCGGTGGATCTGGCCGCCGGTGACACGCTGCGGCTCGGGGCCTCCAAGAGGGAGTACAGGCTGCTCTGGCTGTCGCTGCGCGAGGCGCTTGAGATGGAGGATGCGCCGTACATGCCAACGCTGCCTGAGGACAAAGAGGAGCCCCATGCTTATCAG CAGCCAGTTGGTGGCTCCTGAGCAGAGGGAGTCAGCAGACATGAAGGCCCATCGG GAGACAAGTCAACAAATTATGTTAGAAGAAATTGCTTTTCCAGCCAAAGTGATCCCCTCAGCACCACCATTACCTGACTTTGCTCATTCCTTTTCTGTGGAAGATTCTTCGCTTTCCCAATTTCATGAGAACATTGAGGGAGTGCCAGAGGATAAGTTAGTTGACAAGAATCCAATTTCACAATCTTTTGGCTCTCTGATCATACAGCAAATGCCAGCTGCATTGCCAAAAGCTGGAAGACCAGCCCAGTCAGATCAAGTGTCGAAGAGGTCCAAGTTAAAGTCAGTCAAACCACTTCGTATTGACACTGGCAGGAGCAGTGATACAAGCAATGCTCTGAGCTATAGTGTTCAGAAAGGAGAGCAAAATGAGATTCTTGTATGTTCTCAGAGCTGCGGGACAGAGTGTGCTGCCTGCATAGCTTTATTTGGTATTTCTGAATATGAGAGAGCTGAAGAAATGGAAGAGATGATTGCAGAAGTTAAGGGCCATATGAATCCCCCAGCCAGCATTACCATGGAGGGAAATAAGAAAAAGCCAAACACTGAGAATTATGTCCCACAACATTCAGTTGATGCAAAGTTGCTGAAGAGACATGGCCTGTTTGATTCTGCTCTCCCTTTGCATTTCATAGATGATGCCTTTGCAGAAAAAGAAATTCCACAATGGAATGCTGCTACGGTTAGTACAGAATCCGAGACTGTTCCAGAAAATCTTGTAACACCAGAAATGAAGCATGATGGTTTGGTCCATCTTAACTTGGAGGGAAGTCTCTCAAACAAGGAGAACACGCTGGCAAATAAGATTTCTGAGGATTCTGAGAACTATCAGCTTGACAGCACAAATTGTGGGAATATATTTGACAATTTTGATTCTGAAGAAATTGAAGGAAATGAAGAAATCAGTCCACTGGACAAGGAGAATATCACCCCCAATGTATCAGGTAACATAGTAATGGAGAGGAGCCACATAGGTCTGAAGCCTACCATTTCCCAAGAGTTGATGGATTCCATTTCCCCTCTGAATTTAGATCATGACATTCCAGAAAATGAGAACTCCATACTGaaagctggaaatcagatgaaaTCAAATGAACCTGTCTCCGGGAATCTTAGCCTGCTAACTCCAGTTGATAAAAAACTGCAGAAGTGCCAGACGGAGTGTATGCCCATTTCACATCTGGAATTCAAAGATGACATCTTTCCGGATAGGGAAAACTCAGTGCTGGCTCCTGGAAAGTATGAGGCTATCTCCCCTGTGAAGCAGGAAGATCTGTTCTCAGACAAGGAGAATGTGACTCCTGCTTCTAAGGTAAAGCCCGTTGTTAGGAGAGTTCTTGGGTCAAGGATGGATAATTCAGTGTCAGCAAAGAACACTTCAAATAAGGAGAAAACAAAGTCTGAAAAATTCCATACGGTAGATTATGATGTTTTCTATTCAGATAAGGAGAATTTGACCCCTGTATCTTCAGGGGGCATGAAAGCAAGGAAGTGTCTTCCCAAGAACCTGGTAGTTGATGCAGATCAAGATCAGGAAGCATTCTGCTCTGACAAGGAGAACTTGGCACCACTATCATCTGCCGCTCGGAAAACAAGGGATGTGTCTGAAAACCGTGTGCGACTAGAAAGTGCAATCACAAAGAAAAGGGTTGCTGATAGGATCCCCTTCCAGACTCTTCTGTCAAATTCTCCTTTGAGACCTGCTAGCTCGCTTGATTGTAACTGTGCTGTTGCTAGGCCAGCTGACATCGCTGCTGGTGACTTGGCGATCAAGTTGGAAGATAAACTTAACAAAATTGCA CATAATAACCAAGAATCAGGTAGGGCTGGACAAGGGATGAAAGCCTGGACAATGGTGGCCAACACCGACAGCCTTCTTGATGATGAATCTGTGAAGTCTATAATGTTGTTAAAAGGCATAAAAGGAACTCATCTGTTCATACCAAGGATCG TGATCAGGGAGCTGGATTCCATGAAGCAGAGGGAGGGCCTGTTCAGGCGGTCCACCAAGGCGACCTCCACGCTCCAGTGGATCGAGGAGTGCATGGCGACCGAGAGCTGGTGGATCCACGTCCAGAGCTCGTCCGAGATGCTCCCCGTCGCGCCGACCCCGCCCGCCACCCCTTCGGCGCAGCGTGTCGACGAAGAAATCAAGGTCGGGTCCGGCTCCTTCAACCCGATGGCCTTGTTCTCCCCTAGAGGCTTGTTCTCCCCGAGAGGCTTCGAGCTCGCGGACATCGTGTCCCCGAAACCCGAGGACCGCGTGCTCGACTGCGCGCTCCTGCTGACCAAGCTCAGGGGCGACCACAACATCGTGGTCCTGTCCAACAGCGTGGCGCTCAAGATCAAAGCCATGGCGGAG GGCATGGTTTGCGAGGGGGCGAGGGAGTTCCGGGAGTCCCTGATGAACCCGTGCTCGGGGCGGTTCATGTGGGCGGCGAGCGCGCCGCGGGGGCCGGCGTGGTCGCGCCTggacgcggcggcgctggccgAGGACTACTACAacagccgccaccaccaccaggcgAGGAAGAGGCGGCCCGCGGCCGCAGAGGCCGCCAAGGGCCTGAAGCTGATCCTGCGGCACAACTCCCTGTACGCGCAGGCGACGGACGCGGCCGCCAGgatgacgccgccgccgccgcggccggtgTCGCTGGCCTGA
- the LOC112902402 gene encoding FHA domain-containing protein PS1 isoform X1: MSAAEADGDAPIAAFAVSKAGVVLKHIFLNAPPALDPADRGGAVGAEEEEEEDPPVTVGRHPDCHVLVDHPSVSRFHLQLRARRRQRRITVTDLRSVHGTWVSGQRVPPHTPVDLAAGDTLRLGASKREYRLLWLSLREALEMEDAPYMPTLPEDKEEPHAYQDASSQLVAPEQRESADMKAHRETSQQIMLEEIAFPAKVIPSAPPLPDFAHSFSVEDSSLSQFHENIEGVPEDKLVDKNPISQSFGSLIIQQMPAALPKAGRPAQSDQVSKRSKLKSVKPLRIDTGRSSDTSNALSYSVQKGEQNEILVCSQSCGTECAACIALFGISEYERAEEMEEMIAEVKGHMNPPASITMEGNKKKPNTENYVPQHSVDAKLLKRHGLFDSALPLHFIDDAFAEKEIPQWNAATVSTESETVPENLVTPEMKHDGLVHLNLEGSLSNKENTLANKISEDSENYQLDSTNCGNIFDNFDSEEIEGNEEISPLDKENITPNVSGNIVMERSHIGLKPTISQELMDSISPLNLDHDIPENENSILKAGNQMKSNEPVSGNLSLLTPVDKKLQKCQTECMPISHLEFKDDIFPDRENSVLAPGKYEAISPVKQEDLFSDKENVTPASKVKPVVRRVLGSRMDNSVSAKNTSNKEKTKSEKFHTVDYDVFYSDKENLTPVSSGGMKARKCLPKNLVVDADQDQEAFCSDKENLAPLSSAARKTRDVSENRVRLESAITKKRVADRIPFQTLLSNSPLRPASSLDCNCAVARPADIAAGDLAIKLEDKLNKIAHNNQESGRAGQGMKAWTMVANTDSLLDDESVKSIMLLKGIKGTHLFIPRIVIRELDSMKQREGLFRRSTKATSTLQWIEECMATESWWIHVQSSSEMLPVAPTPPATPSAQRVDEEIKVGSGSFNPMALFSPRGLFSPRGFELADIVSPKPEDRVLDCALLLTKLRGDHNIVVLSNSVALKIKAMAEGMVCEGAREFRESLMNPCSGRFMWAASAPRGPAWSRLDAAALAEDYYNSRHHHQARKRRPAAAEAAKGLKLILRHNSLYAQATDAAARMTPPPPRPVSLA; encoded by the exons atgtcggcggcggaggcggacggGGACGCCCCGATCGCGGCGTTCGCGGTGTCCAAGGCCGGCGTCGTGCTCAAGCACATCTTCCTCAACGCGCCCCCCGCGCTGGATCCGGCGGATCGCGGCGGGGCGGTGggagccgaggaggaggaggaagaagacccGCCGGTGACGGTGGGGCGGCACCCCGACTGCCACGTGCTCGTCGACCACCCCAGCGTCAGCCGCTTCCACCTCCAGCTCCGGGCCCGGCGCCGCCAGCGCCGGATCACCGTCACCGACCTCCGCTCCG TGCACGGGACTTGGGTGTCGGGGCAGCGGGTCCCGCCTCACACGCCGGTGGATCTGGCCGCCGGTGACACGCTGCGGCTCGGGGCCTCCAAGAGGGAGTACAGGCTGCTCTGGCTGTCGCTGCGCGAGGCGCTTGAGATGGAGGATGCGCCGTACATGCCAACGCTGCCTGAGGACAAAGAGGAGCCCCATGCTTATCAG GACGCCAGCAGCCAGTTGGTGGCTCCTGAGCAGAGGGAGTCAGCAGACATGAAGGCCCATCGG GAGACAAGTCAACAAATTATGTTAGAAGAAATTGCTTTTCCAGCCAAAGTGATCCCCTCAGCACCACCATTACCTGACTTTGCTCATTCCTTTTCTGTGGAAGATTCTTCGCTTTCCCAATTTCATGAGAACATTGAGGGAGTGCCAGAGGATAAGTTAGTTGACAAGAATCCAATTTCACAATCTTTTGGCTCTCTGATCATACAGCAAATGCCAGCTGCATTGCCAAAAGCTGGAAGACCAGCCCAGTCAGATCAAGTGTCGAAGAGGTCCAAGTTAAAGTCAGTCAAACCACTTCGTATTGACACTGGCAGGAGCAGTGATACAAGCAATGCTCTGAGCTATAGTGTTCAGAAAGGAGAGCAAAATGAGATTCTTGTATGTTCTCAGAGCTGCGGGACAGAGTGTGCTGCCTGCATAGCTTTATTTGGTATTTCTGAATATGAGAGAGCTGAAGAAATGGAAGAGATGATTGCAGAAGTTAAGGGCCATATGAATCCCCCAGCCAGCATTACCATGGAGGGAAATAAGAAAAAGCCAAACACTGAGAATTATGTCCCACAACATTCAGTTGATGCAAAGTTGCTGAAGAGACATGGCCTGTTTGATTCTGCTCTCCCTTTGCATTTCATAGATGATGCCTTTGCAGAAAAAGAAATTCCACAATGGAATGCTGCTACGGTTAGTACAGAATCCGAGACTGTTCCAGAAAATCTTGTAACACCAGAAATGAAGCATGATGGTTTGGTCCATCTTAACTTGGAGGGAAGTCTCTCAAACAAGGAGAACACGCTGGCAAATAAGATTTCTGAGGATTCTGAGAACTATCAGCTTGACAGCACAAATTGTGGGAATATATTTGACAATTTTGATTCTGAAGAAATTGAAGGAAATGAAGAAATCAGTCCACTGGACAAGGAGAATATCACCCCCAATGTATCAGGTAACATAGTAATGGAGAGGAGCCACATAGGTCTGAAGCCTACCATTTCCCAAGAGTTGATGGATTCCATTTCCCCTCTGAATTTAGATCATGACATTCCAGAAAATGAGAACTCCATACTGaaagctggaaatcagatgaaaTCAAATGAACCTGTCTCCGGGAATCTTAGCCTGCTAACTCCAGTTGATAAAAAACTGCAGAAGTGCCAGACGGAGTGTATGCCCATTTCACATCTGGAATTCAAAGATGACATCTTTCCGGATAGGGAAAACTCAGTGCTGGCTCCTGGAAAGTATGAGGCTATCTCCCCTGTGAAGCAGGAAGATCTGTTCTCAGACAAGGAGAATGTGACTCCTGCTTCTAAGGTAAAGCCCGTTGTTAGGAGAGTTCTTGGGTCAAGGATGGATAATTCAGTGTCAGCAAAGAACACTTCAAATAAGGAGAAAACAAAGTCTGAAAAATTCCATACGGTAGATTATGATGTTTTCTATTCAGATAAGGAGAATTTGACCCCTGTATCTTCAGGGGGCATGAAAGCAAGGAAGTGTCTTCCCAAGAACCTGGTAGTTGATGCAGATCAAGATCAGGAAGCATTCTGCTCTGACAAGGAGAACTTGGCACCACTATCATCTGCCGCTCGGAAAACAAGGGATGTGTCTGAAAACCGTGTGCGACTAGAAAGTGCAATCACAAAGAAAAGGGTTGCTGATAGGATCCCCTTCCAGACTCTTCTGTCAAATTCTCCTTTGAGACCTGCTAGCTCGCTTGATTGTAACTGTGCTGTTGCTAGGCCAGCTGACATCGCTGCTGGTGACTTGGCGATCAAGTTGGAAGATAAACTTAACAAAATTGCA CATAATAACCAAGAATCAGGTAGGGCTGGACAAGGGATGAAAGCCTGGACAATGGTGGCCAACACCGACAGCCTTCTTGATGATGAATCTGTGAAGTCTATAATGTTGTTAAAAGGCATAAAAGGAACTCATCTGTTCATACCAAGGATCG TGATCAGGGAGCTGGATTCCATGAAGCAGAGGGAGGGCCTGTTCAGGCGGTCCACCAAGGCGACCTCCACGCTCCAGTGGATCGAGGAGTGCATGGCGACCGAGAGCTGGTGGATCCACGTCCAGAGCTCGTCCGAGATGCTCCCCGTCGCGCCGACCCCGCCCGCCACCCCTTCGGCGCAGCGTGTCGACGAAGAAATCAAGGTCGGGTCCGGCTCCTTCAACCCGATGGCCTTGTTCTCCCCTAGAGGCTTGTTCTCCCCGAGAGGCTTCGAGCTCGCGGACATCGTGTCCCCGAAACCCGAGGACCGCGTGCTCGACTGCGCGCTCCTGCTGACCAAGCTCAGGGGCGACCACAACATCGTGGTCCTGTCCAACAGCGTGGCGCTCAAGATCAAAGCCATGGCGGAG GGCATGGTTTGCGAGGGGGCGAGGGAGTTCCGGGAGTCCCTGATGAACCCGTGCTCGGGGCGGTTCATGTGGGCGGCGAGCGCGCCGCGGGGGCCGGCGTGGTCGCGCCTggacgcggcggcgctggccgAGGACTACTACAacagccgccaccaccaccaggcgAGGAAGAGGCGGCCCGCGGCCGCAGAGGCCGCCAAGGGCCTGAAGCTGATCCTGCGGCACAACTCCCTGTACGCGCAGGCGACGGACGCGGCCGCCAGgatgacgccgccgccgccgcggccggtgTCGCTGGCCTGA
- the LOC112902611 gene encoding glutathione S-transferase T3-like, producing MEYGQSGEEDLQELFHHNDGASSHGVPMDDVDIATAAQCNNMQKGKKRVVQKNVARRGFAFTKEEDVVLCSAYLNISKDAIVGVNQNMGAYWKRIYDYYSEQKPNGSIRSQIGLQKRWGAIQKVVSTFSACKSKVDRRNESGKNEYDRIEDAVKMYEQKEPFQFMHCWKILRYEAKWNDKLLEVNSTRNVRKEPAASEPVVTQGANDPVGDQGANDPLGQQGASDPLERPEGRDSAKRRRAKEESASSNAAVEVLQQIHQKNELTEVKQDAQMQEILSLKGDKMKLTQQMFDLHKHDIEVRNKYKEEQLNLTKQDIEVRAKQSEAQLLTAELGIMGADLDKLSPQVRSYYITMQQEIMKRRGIGTSQNSDGA from the exons ATGGAGTATGGTCAGTCAGGAGAGGAGGATTTACAAGAATTGTTTCACCACAATGATGGAGCCTCCTCACATGGTGTTCCAATGGATGATGTAGATATTGCTACTGCTGCACAG TGCAACAACATGCAAAAAGGGAAGAAACGAGTTGTGCAGAAAAATGTTGCTCGGAGGGGGTTTGCATTCACAAAGGAAGAGGACGTCGTTCTTTGTTCGGCCTACCTGAACATAAGTAAGGATGCTATTGTAGGTGTTAATCAAAACATGGGTGCCTACTGGAAGAGAATATATGATTATTATTCTGAGCAAAAACCAAATGGCTCAATAAGAAGTCAGATTGGTTTACAAAAAAGATGGGGTGCCATACAGAAGGTTGTTTCTACATTTTCTGCATGCAAAAGTAAAGTGGATAGGAGAAACGAAAGTGGAAAGAATGAATATGATAGG ATTGAGGATGCTGTGAAGATGTATGAGCAAAAGGAACCATTTCAGTTTATGCATTGTTGGAAGATTCTTCGCTATGAGGCAAAATGGAACGATAAACTGCTGGAAGTGAACAGCACGCGAAATGTTCGTAAAGAACCTGCAGCATCCGAGCCAGTAGTTACACAAGGTGCAAATGATCCAGTAGGTGATCAAGGTGCAAATGATCCACTGGGTCAACAAGGTGCAAGTGATCCACTAGAGAGACCGGAGGGTCGTGATAGTGCAAAAAGAAGAAGGGCCAAGGAAGAATCTGCATCCTCAAATGCAGCTGTTGAAGTGTTGCAGCAGATTCATCAAAAGAATGAACTGACCGAAGTGAAGCAAGATGCCCAAATGCAAGAGATTTTAAGCTTGAAGGGGGACAAAATGAAGCTTACACAACAAATGTTTGATCTGCACAAGCATGACATTGAAGTCAGGAACAAGTACAAGGAGGAGCAGCTCAATCTTACTAAACAGGACATAGAAGTCCGGGCGAAACAAAGTGAGGCACAACTCCTCACTGCAGAGCTTGGAATTATGGGAGCTGATTTAGATAAACTTTCTCCTCAAGTGAGGTCCTACTATATCACCATGCagcaggaaattatgaaacgTAGAGGCATTGGAACCTCTCAGAACTCCGATGGAGCATAG